Proteins encoded in a region of the Haloglomus salinum genome:
- a CDS encoding glycosyltransferase family 2 protein, with protein sequence MIGLVQADSETEPVISVVIPTLNEEEGIGECIERVQNALAELELPGEVIISDSSTDQTPEIAREMGAIVVEPDKPGYGYAYRYAFEHARGEYIIIGDADTTYDFEEIPRLLEPVRNGEADMCMGSRLEGEIRDGAMPPLHEHIGNPLLTKFLNVFYDAGVSDAHSGFRVFRRDVLDELDLKTTGMEFASEMIMEAGARDLTIAERPIVYHEREGEATLDSFQDGWRHVRFMLLNAPGYLFSVPGMVMMGLGVLLMGLSLSGMPVGTTNFGAHSMVGGSLLTLVGAQIAAFGVFATVSSDPIRAPTDPVTNWMVKQVRLEHGATAGLLVFSGGVVYVAAMGARWVASGFTQLPLLLADIAAMTAVVLGIQIVFSAFFMSAVAE encoded by the coding sequence GTGATTGGCCTCGTTCAGGCCGACAGCGAGACGGAGCCGGTGATCAGCGTCGTCATTCCGACGCTGAACGAGGAGGAAGGTATCGGCGAATGTATCGAGCGAGTGCAGAACGCACTCGCCGAGCTGGAGCTTCCGGGCGAAGTCATCATCAGTGACAGTTCGACCGACCAGACACCCGAGATCGCCCGGGAAATGGGCGCCATCGTCGTCGAGCCGGACAAGCCGGGCTACGGCTACGCGTATCGGTACGCGTTCGAACATGCTCGGGGGGAGTATATCATCATCGGCGACGCCGACACGACGTACGACTTCGAAGAGATCCCGCGGCTCCTCGAACCGGTTCGGAACGGCGAGGCGGACATGTGCATGGGGAGTCGTCTCGAAGGAGAGATCAGGGACGGGGCGATGCCGCCCCTCCACGAGCACATCGGGAACCCGCTGCTGACGAAGTTCCTCAACGTGTTCTACGATGCGGGCGTATCAGACGCCCACAGTGGCTTCCGCGTGTTCCGACGTGACGTGCTCGACGAACTCGACCTGAAGACGACCGGGATGGAGTTCGCCAGTGAGATGATCATGGAAGCGGGCGCTCGTGACCTGACGATTGCGGAGCGGCCAATCGTCTACCACGAGCGGGAGGGCGAGGCTACGCTGGACAGTTTCCAGGATGGCTGGCGCCACGTCCGATTCATGCTGCTGAACGCACCCGGGTATCTGTTCTCGGTGCCAGGGATGGTGATGATGGGACTCGGCGTTCTGCTGATGGGGCTGAGTCTTTCGGGTATGCCAGTTGGGACTACCAACTTCGGCGCGCATTCGATGGTCGGTGGGAGTCTCCTGACGCTGGTCGGAGCGCAAATTGCTGCTTTCGGTGTGTTCGCGACCGTGAGCAGCGACCCGATTCGGGCGCCAACGGACCCTGTGACTAACTGGATGGTCAAGCAAGTACGGCTGGAGCACGGCGCAACTGCGGGCCTGCTCGTGTTCAGCGGTGGCGTGGTGTACGTAGCTGCTATGGGCGCTCGCTGGGTTGCGAGCGGCTTCACCCAGCTGCCGCTGTTGCTCGCTGATATCGCAGCGATGACGGCAGTCGTTCTGGGGATTC